The nucleotide sequence TCGGTGCCGCCCCGGGTGTCGTCGAGGTCGGCGACGGCCGTGCCGTCCGGGCGCAGCACGCGCAGGGCGCTGTGCATGGCGTCGCCGTGCTCGGTGTGCTCGACGGCGATCAGCGAGCCGTCGTGCGAGAGGTCGCCGACGCCGGCGGACTCGCGGTGCCGGTAGATCTCCACCGGCGCCTCGCCCGCCCGCGCGAGGTGGATCGTCGTACCGTCCTCGTCCGTCGACCGGCCGACGACCGCCGTCCGCCCGTCCCGGCCCAGCGCCAGCCCGGCCGGGTAGGAGGCGTCGAGACCCGGTACGGCCGTCTCGTCGGGGCCGCCCCCGAAGGGCTGGCGGCGCCAGACCCCGAACTCGTCCCCGTCCTTGTCGTCGAACCACCAGATCCACGCGCCGTCCGGCGAGAGCACGCCGTCCGTCGTGCCGTTCGGCCGGTCCGTCGCCTGGCGCTGCGCACCGCTCGCGCGGTCCCAGGCGTACAGCTCGTAGGTGCCGGTCGCGTTCGACACGAACAGCGAGCGGTCGGGCGCGTCCTCGGCCCAGTCGGGCAGCGAGACCCGCGGCGCGCGGAACCGCTTCTCCCAGTCGGGCATCTCCACAGCTTCGTCAGCGTTGTCCATGCCCCCTAGGATCTCCCGCCCGCTCCCCTTGCGGCACACCTCTGAGCTGGGCGATGTGTTTCGGCCCGGCCGGAGCGCCGGGGGTCGCGTGGGGGCGGCGGCGGGGGAGCCGTACCGTTGGGGTGTGTACCGGTTTCTGCTGACACCCCGCTGGTGGGGCATCAACGTCTTCGTGCTGCTCGCCATCCCGTTCTGCGTGTTCATGGGGTCGTGGCAGCTCAGCCGGTTCGAGGGGCGGGTGCAGGACCATCGCACCGCCACCGAACAGGCGGCGGCCTCCCGGCACGAGGAGGCGGTACCGCTCGCGCGGATGCTGCCCGTCGACAAGGCCACGTCGGGGCGGCGGGTCGAGGTGAGCGGCGAGTACGGCAGGCAGTTGCTGGTGCCCGCCCGTGAGCTGGACGGGAAGTCCGGCTTCTACGTCCTGACCCTGCTGCGCACGTCCACCGGCGAGTCCCTCCCCGTGGTCCGGGGCTGGCTGCCAGGTACGGCCGACGCGGCGAAGGCTCCCGCGCCCCCGGCCGGGAAGGTCACCGTCACCGGGGCGCTCCAGGCCCCCGAGGCACCGGGCAGCAACGGCGTCCCCGCGACCGGCGGCCTGCCCGCCGGGCAGACCAACGCCATCAGCCCGGCCTCCCTGGTGAACCTGGTGCCGGACAAGCTGTACGAAGCCTGGGTCACGCTCGACCGGGGCGACGCCGGGATGAAGGCGGTGCCCGCGACCGCGCCCGCCGGGACCGGTCTCGACCTGAAGGCGTTCCAGAACCTCGGCTACACCGGCGAGTGGTTCGTCTTCGCCGGCTTCGTGGTCTTCATGTGGTTCCGGCTGCTGCGCCGCGAGGCCGAGGCGGCGAGCGACGCCGAGCTGGGCCTCGTGACGGACGGTGCCGGCGCCCCGGAGGACGCCGGCACCCCGAGCACCGTCTGAGGAACTATCCGGCGGACTGCATCCCGGAGTAGTACACCGTCCCCGCGCAGGCGTTCGACACGACCGCCGAAGACCCGGCGCCGGACGCCGTGCTGTACGTGACCTGCACACTGCCGTCCGCCGGACCGTCGACCGTGAGCAACTGCGGGGCGGCGCCGACCGTGCCGCCGGTGTCCGTGGTGCCGGTCGTGCCCGGGTCCTGGCTGGGCGTGGGGTCGGGCGAGGGGGCGCCGCCGGTGGCCGAACCGCCGCCGGTGGTGGTGGTACCGCCGCCCGTCACCGGGCAGGTCTCGGAGGGCACGAAGGCGAACTGCTCCGCGTACGCCGCGCCCGGCTGGAGCACCAGCGAGGACACCGTCAGCGACGGGTCGGGCAGCCCGCTCGCACCGTCGCCGGACACGTGCGCGGTGACGCCCAGCTTGGCCTGGTCGGCCGCGCCGAGGGCCATGGCGCCGATCTGCCCGGTACCGGAGACCGTGCAGGGGGTGCCGGAGACGTTGGAGACGCGGAAGGTGCCGTAGACCACGCCCCCCGAGTCGGGACCGTTCGCGCTGCCCGTGACGCCCAACTGGGCCGGGCTGCACACGGGCGACCCCGCGGCGAGGCTCGCCGAGGGGTCGGCGGCACCGGCGGACCCCGCCTTGTCGCCGCCCTTCTTACCGGGCTTGTCCTTCTTGTCGCTGTCCTTGCCCTCGCCCTGCTTGTCGCCCGTGGAGCCGCGGGTGTCGCCGGTGGCACCGTCGGAGGTCCTGCCCCGGCCCTCGGTGCCCTGCGTCAGCTCGGACTGGCCCGCCATGGCGGTGTTGGGGTCGGTGCCGCCCGAGTCGGAGACGTGCACGAGGGCGGGGATCGCCGTGCCGAGCAGCAGGGCGGCCGCCGCCATCCCGACCGCCGCGTGCCGCTTACGGGCCCGCCGCGCGGGAACGGCCCGCCGCAGATGCTCCAGCGAGCCGGTACGGGGCTCCACGTCCTCCACGGCGGAGTGCAGCAGCCGCCGCAGCGCCTGCTCGTCCGACCCGAGCCCGTCGTCCAGCCCGTCGGTCTCGATCCCGCGCCGTCCGCCCGCCGGTCCGCTCGCCGGTCCGGTGGCCAGCCCGAGCATCCGCTCGAACCCGTCGAGATCGAGTTCGCGCGTCCGGTCCGGGCCGGAACTCCCGCGAGGCTCCTCGGGAGCCTCGGGCTCCGTCTCCGGAGCGGCCGGGGCCGCCGGGGCCTCGCCGGACGCGTCCTGAGCTCTCCGCTCACCGTCGAGAGGGGCGGATTCCTCCCCGTGGGGGCCGTCGTTCACAGTTTCGTTCCCAGCGTGCGTCGGCTTGTCGTGTCGGTCGGCCCCCGTGGCGGACTCGGCGTGCTCGGCGGACTCGGCGGGCTCGGCGTGCTCGCTCATGTCTTGGCTCCCATGGACACGCGCAGCGCGGCGATGCCCCGTGAGCCGTACGCCTTCACCGAGCCGAGCGATATGCCGAGCGTCTCGGCGACCTGGGCCTCCGTCATGTCCGCGAAGTAGCGCAGCACCAGCACCTCGCGCTGGCGGCGCTGGAGCCCCTTCATCGCCTTGATGAGGGAGTCCCGCTCCAGTTGGTCGTACGCCCCCTCCTCCGCGCTCGCCATGTCCGGCATCGGCTTGGAGAGCAGCTTCAGGCCCAGGATGCGGCGGCGCAGCGCGGACCGGGAGAGGTTGACGACCGTCTGGCGCAGATAAGCCAGGGTCTTCTCCGGCTCCCGGACGCGCTTGCGCGCCGAGTGAACGCGGATGAACGCCTCCTGCACGACATCCTCGCAGGAAGCGGTGTCGTCCAGGAGCAGGGCGGCGAGACCGAGCAGGGAGCGGTAGTGCGCCCGGTAGGTCTCGGTGAGATGGTCGACGGTCGTGCCGGCGGCCGCGTCACCCGCGGTGTCGTCGGCGCCGTCGCGCTGGCCGGGTATGCGGGTGGGACGCGCTGCGGGCATCGGCGCGATCACCGGCATGCCGCCGGGCACACGCGGACGGAGTGCCGCACGGGGCGACCGGAGCGCCGCCGCGCCGCGGGCTGCTGGGGATATGCCCGGCTCGAAGAGAGCCGGTGCGAATTCGAGTACCTCTGCCACGCCAGTTGGACACACGTACCCCCCGCAGGGTTGTACGTGCCGGGCGTCACAATCACGACGACCGACAGTTCCTCAAATGCCGCCATGCGCCCCGCTCTTCCCCTACGCCTAGTTGAAAGGGTGTCACCACGCCCCGCCGCGACGCCCCGCGCCCGGAATCCACGTCCCGCCGCACCAGGGTGAGGGCAAAGACGCTCCCCGCACTCACGCGGTTGCGGAGAGCGGGGAGGGAAATCCTCTGTCGTGAGGAAGGCCGGGGACAAGTGGCACCGACCATGGCTCCGGCCACATCTGCGACAAGAATCCCATGAACATCACAGGATTCTCACATCATTTCGATGGCCACCAGTTCGGCGATCTGCGCGGTGTTGAGCGCGGCGCCCTTGCGCAGGTTGTCGCCGCAGACGAAGAGTTCGAGCGCGGTCGGGTCGTCCAGCGCCCGCCGCACCCGGCCCACCCAGGTGGGATCGGTGCCCACGACATCGGCAGGGGTGGGGTACTCCCCGGCGGCCGGGTCGTCGCAGAGGACGACGCCGGGGGCGGTGGCGAGGATCTCGCGGGCGCCGTCCACGGTGACCTCGCCCTGGAAGCGGGCGTGGACCGTCAGCGAGTGGGTGGTGACGACCGGGACCCGTACGCAGGTCACGGCGACCGGCAGGGCGGGCAGCCCGAGGATCTTGCGGGTCTCGTCGCGGACCTTCATCTCCTCCGAGGACCAGCCGTCCTCGCGCAGCGACCCGGCCCAGGGCACGACGTTGAGCGCGACCGGCTCGGGGAAGGGCCCGGTCAGCTCGCCGACCGCGCGGCGTACGTCGCCGGGCGCGCTGCCCAGATCGGTGCCCGCGACGAGGGACAACTGGGCGCGCAGCGTCTCGATCCCGGCCCGCCCGGCCCCGCTGACCGCCTGGTACGAGGAGACGACCAGCTCGCGCAGCCCGAACTCGGCGTGCAGCGCGCCGAGCGCGACGATCATCGACAGGGTCGTGCAGTTGGGGTTGGAGACGATCCCGCGCGGCCGCATCCTGGCCATGTGCGGGTTGACCTCCGGGACGACGAGCGGCACCTCGGAGTCCATCCGGAAGGCGCCGGAGTTGTCGACCACGACCGCGCCGCGCGCGGCGGCCACGGGCGCCCACTGGGCGGCGACCTCGTCGGGCACGTCGAACATGGCGACGTCGACGCCGTCGAAGACGTCCTCGGTGAGGGCGACGACCTCGACCTCCTCGCCGCGCACGGCCAGCTTGCGGCCGGCCGAGCGCGGGGAGGCGATGAGACGGATCTCGCCCCAGACGTCCGCCCGTTGGGACAGGATCTGGAGCATCACCGCTCCTACGGCTCCGGTCGCCCCCACGACCGCCAGTGTCGGGCGACCGGTGCGTGACATCAGCGGCCCGTGCCCCCGTAGACGACGGCCTCGTCGGTGTCGGAGTCGAGCCCGAAGGCGGTGTGCACGGCGCGGACGGCCTCGGGGACCTCGTCGGCGCGGGTGACGACCGAGATGCGGATCTCGGAGGTCGAGATCAGCTCGATGTTCACGCCCGCGTCGCTGAGCGCCTCGAAGAAGGCGGCCGTGACGCCGGGGTTGGTCTTCATCCCGGCGCCGACCAGGGAGATCTTGCCGATCTGGTCGTCGTAGCGCAGGGAGTCGAAGCCGATGCCGGGGCGGTTGCGCTCCAGGGCGTCGATGGCCTTGCGGCCCTCGGTCTTCGGCAGGGTGAAGGAGATGTCGGTCAGGCCCGTGGAGGCGGCCGACACGTTCTGCACGACCATGTCGAGGTTGATCTCGGCGTCGGCGATGGTCCGGAAGATGGCCGCGGCCTCGCCCGGCTTGTCCGGCACGCCGACGACGGTGATCTTGGCCTCGGAGGTGTCGTGTGCGACACCGGAGATGATGGCCTGCTCCACCTGCTGTTCCCCTTGCTCGATCGGCTCGCTGCTGACCCACGTGCCGCGCAGCCCGCTGAAGGAGGAGCGGACGTGGATCGGGATGTTGTACCGGCGGGCGTACTCCACGCAGCGGTGGAGCAGCACCTTGGAGCCGGACGCGGCCAGCTCCAGCATGTCCTCGAAGGAGATCCAGTCGATCTTCCGGGCCTTCTTCACCACGCGCGGGTCGGCGGTGAACACGCCGTCCACGTCGGTGTAGATCTCGCAGACCTCGGCGTCGAGCGCGGCGGCGAGCGCCACGGCCGTGGTGTCGGAGCCGCCGCGGCCCAGCGTGGTGATGTCCTTCTTGTCCTGGCTCACACCCTGGAAACCGGCGACGATGGCGATGTTGCCCTCGTCCAGCGCGGTGCGGATGCGGCCGGGCGTGACGTCGATGATGCGGGCTTTGTTGTGGACCGAGTCGGTGATGACACCTGCCTGGCTGCCCGTGAACGACTGGGCCTCGTGACCCAGCTTTTTGATCGCCATCGCCAGCAGGGCCATGGAGATACGCTCTCCGGCGGTCAGCAGCATGTCGAATTCACGTCCGGCAGGCATCGGAGACACCTGCTCGGCGAGATCGATCAGCTCGTCCGTCGTGTCGCCCATCGCGGAGACCACGACAACCACCTGGTTGCCGTTCTTCTTGGCTTCCACGATCCGCTTGGCGACGCGCTTGATGCCCTCGGCATCGGCTACGGAGGAGCCTCCGTACTTCTGCACGACAAGGCCCACGTGCGCTCCTCGCTCGGTTCGTTTGTGTCGGCTCAGTCTATCGAGCGTCCGAAATCCACCATCGCGCTCCCGCATGGTGAGACGTCGTACGCCCGGTCCCGAACCTGCCCAGCGGTACGCGGACCACGCGGAAAGTGCCCCGCGTCACAGGCCCTGGTGCACCTGGCGGATACCGAGGGGCGTGCCGATCTCCTCGGCCATGACGCGTCCGGCCTCCACCTCCAGCGCCTCGTCGCCCAGGTCCTGGTCGGTGTCGAGGCCGTCCAGCTCCTCCAGGGGCTGGTTCAGGCGGACGTGGATCAGGACGGACTGCAGGGCGCGCAGCACGGCGGAGGCGGTGGGGCCCCAGTTGGAGAAGTAGGAGAACTGCCACCACCACATGGCCTCGGCGGTGCGGCCCGCGCGGTAGTGGACCATGCCGTGGCGCAGGTCGGTGATGACGTCCGCGAGGTCGTCGGAGATCCGGGCCGCCACGGGGGCGGTGCGGGGCGCGTACGGGTCGAAGACCTCGGAGTAGACGTCGACCGGGTCCAGCAGGCGGGCCAGGTTCTCGCGCAGGCCGTCCGCGTCCGGCTCGGGGCCGGGGTCGGGCTCGTAGCGCTCGTCGGGGACGAAGTCCTCGTGCGCGCCCAGGCGGCCGCCGGCCAGCAGCAACTGGGAGACCTCCAGCAGCAGGAAGGGCACGGTGGAACCGGGCTCGTCCCCCTTGGCGACCTCGGTGACGGCGACCAGGAAGCTCTCGACCTGGTCGGCGATCTGGACCGCGAAGTCGTCCGGGTTCTGCGCGGTGGCGTGCAGCGTGGCGTCAGACATCTAGGAGTCGTCTCCCCTCGAAGGCGCGGCCGAGGGTGACCTCGTCCGCGTATTCCAGGTCCCCGCCGACCGGGAGGCCGCTGGCCAGGCGGGTGACCTTCAGACCCATGGGCTTGATCATGCGGGCGAGGTACGTCGCCGTGGCCTCGCCTTCGAGATTGGGGTCGGTGGCGAGGATCAGCTCCGTGACGGTGCCGTCGGCGAGGCGGGCCAGGAGTTCCCTGATCCGCAGGTCGTCCGGGCCGACGCCCTCGATGGGGCTGATGGCGCCGCCCAGGACGTGGTAGCGGCCCCGGAACTCACGGGTGCGCTCGATGGCCACGACGTCCTTGGGCTCCTCGACCACGCAGATGACCGAGAGGTCGCGGCGCGGGTCGCGGCAGATGTTGCACAGCTCCTCCTGCGCGACGTTGCCGCAGGCCGCGCAGAAGCGGACCTTGGCCTTGACCTCCAGCAGGGCCTGGGCGAGCCGCTTGACGTCCGTCGGCTCGGCCTGGAGGACGTGGAAGGCGATCCGCTGCGCGCTCTTGGGACCGACGCCGGGGAGCCGCCCCAGCTCGTCGATGAGGTCCTGGACCACGCCTTCGTACAACGGACTGCCTTTCCTTCAAGACCTTGCGATACGTACGGTAGTTGCCCCGGCCTCAGAAAGGCAGACCGGGGATGCCGCCGCCGCCGAGTCCCTCGGCCAGCGGGCCGAGCTTCTGCTGCTGGAGTGCCTGCGCGTTCTCGTTGGCCGCCTGGACGGCCGCGACGACGAGGTCCGCGAGGGTCTCGGTGTCCTCCGGGTCCACCGCCTTCGGGTCGATCTTCAGCGCGCGCAGGTCGCCGGAGCCGGTCACGGTCGCCCGCACCAGGCCGCCGCCCGCCTGGCCGTCGACCTCGGTGTTCGCCAGCTCCTCCTGGGCCCGCTGGAGGTCCTGCTGCATCTTCTGGGCCTGCTGGAGCAACTGCTGCATGTCGGGCTGGCCGCCACCGGGAATCACGGGGGTCTCCTGTCTCTCGCGCGCCGCTTCTGTACTGGTTCTCTGCTCGGCACGAGCCTACGTGGTCCGGGCGGCCCTCGCCCTACCACTCTTTCGGGTGAGATCGGCCCCGGCCCCCTACCTGATCACGCCCCCCTTACGGGCGTCATGCCCCCCGAACCCGGCTCCCCGCCACCCGTCTAGCGGTAGGAAGGATGCTTCGCACCGCCACGGGCTCAGGCTCCCGTACGCGGTCGGTGTTCACGTTCAGTAGGGAGTGCCGGGTGGGTCAGCCGAAGAAGCAGCCCGCCCCTCCGGGCGAGCCGGGGGCGGAACGGGCCGGGGCGGACGGGGCTCGGCGGGGCGGATCGGATGCGGATGGGGCCGGGGCGGGCGATCGGGGTGCGGGCAGGGCGCGGCCGGGCGGCTGGGATGCGGGCGATACGAGTGCGGGCG is from Streptomyces seoulensis and encodes:
- a CDS encoding aspartate-semialdehyde dehydrogenase, which gives rise to MSRTGRPTLAVVGATGAVGAVMLQILSQRADVWGEIRLIASPRSAGRKLAVRGEEVEVVALTEDVFDGVDVAMFDVPDEVAAQWAPVAAARGAVVVDNSGAFRMDSEVPLVVPEVNPHMARMRPRGIVSNPNCTTLSMIVALGALHAEFGLRELVVSSYQAVSGAGRAGIETLRAQLSLVAGTDLGSAPGDVRRAVGELTGPFPEPVALNVVPWAGSLREDGWSSEEMKVRDETRKILGLPALPVAVTCVRVPVVTTHSLTVHARFQGEVTVDGAREILATAPGVVLCDDPAAGEYPTPADVVGTDPTWVGRVRRALDDPTALELFVCGDNLRKGAALNTAQIAELVAIEMM
- a CDS encoding YbaB/EbfC family nucleoid-associated protein; amino-acid sequence: MIPGGGQPDMQQLLQQAQKMQQDLQRAQEELANTEVDGQAGGGLVRATVTGSGDLRALKIDPKAVDPEDTETLADLVVAAVQAANENAQALQQQKLGPLAEGLGGGGIPGLPF
- a CDS encoding SURF1 family protein, translated to MYRFLLTPRWWGINVFVLLAIPFCVFMGSWQLSRFEGRVQDHRTATEQAAASRHEEAVPLARMLPVDKATSGRRVEVSGEYGRQLLVPARELDGKSGFYVLTLLRTSTGESLPVVRGWLPGTADAAKAPAPPAGKVTVTGALQAPEAPGSNGVPATGGLPAGQTNAISPASLVNLVPDKLYEAWVTLDRGDAGMKAVPATAPAGTGLDLKAFQNLGYTGEWFVFAGFVVFMWFRLLRREAEAASDAELGLVTDGAGAPEDAGTPSTV
- the recR gene encoding recombination mediator RecR, coding for MYEGVVQDLIDELGRLPGVGPKSAQRIAFHVLQAEPTDVKRLAQALLEVKAKVRFCAACGNVAQEELCNICRDPRRDLSVICVVEEPKDVVAIERTREFRGRYHVLGGAISPIEGVGPDDLRIRELLARLADGTVTELILATDPNLEGEATATYLARMIKPMGLKVTRLASGLPVGGDLEYADEVTLGRAFEGRRLLDV
- a CDS encoding SigE family RNA polymerase sigma factor; this translates as MAEVLEFAPALFEPGISPAARGAAALRSPRAALRPRVPGGMPVIAPMPAARPTRIPGQRDGADDTAGDAAAGTTVDHLTETYRAHYRSLLGLAALLLDDTASCEDVVQEAFIRVHSARKRVREPEKTLAYLRQTVVNLSRSALRRRILGLKLLSKPMPDMASAEEGAYDQLERDSLIKAMKGLQRRQREVLVLRYFADMTEAQVAETLGISLGSVKAYGSRGIAALRVSMGAKT
- a CDS encoding aspartate kinase; its protein translation is MGLVVQKYGGSSVADAEGIKRVAKRIVEAKKNGNQVVVVVSAMGDTTDELIDLAEQVSPMPAGREFDMLLTAGERISMALLAMAIKKLGHEAQSFTGSQAGVITDSVHNKARIIDVTPGRIRTALDEGNIAIVAGFQGVSQDKKDITTLGRGGSDTTAVALAAALDAEVCEIYTDVDGVFTADPRVVKKARKIDWISFEDMLELAASGSKVLLHRCVEYARRYNIPIHVRSSFSGLRGTWVSSEPIEQGEQQVEQAIISGVAHDTSEAKITVVGVPDKPGEAAAIFRTIADAEINLDMVVQNVSAASTGLTDISFTLPKTEGRKAIDALERNRPGIGFDSLRYDDQIGKISLVGAGMKTNPGVTAAFFEALSDAGVNIELISTSEIRISVVTRADEVPEAVRAVHTAFGLDSDTDEAVVYGGTGR
- a CDS encoding DUF5063 domain-containing protein, yielding MSDATLHATAQNPDDFAVQIADQVESFLVAVTEVAKGDEPGSTVPFLLLEVSQLLLAGGRLGAHEDFVPDERYEPDPGPEPDADGLRENLARLLDPVDVYSEVFDPYAPRTAPVAARISDDLADVITDLRHGMVHYRAGRTAEAMWWWQFSYFSNWGPTASAVLRALQSVLIHVRLNQPLEELDGLDTDQDLGDEALEVEAGRVMAEEIGTPLGIRQVHQGL